From Hippea alviniae EP5-r, the proteins below share one genomic window:
- a CDS encoding sigma-70 family RNA polymerase sigma factor — translation MESEKIEDQKIIIDDEIDAAESSALANYLKEISQIPVLSQEEEKELGYRIKKGDKEALKKLVKHNLRFVVSVAKKYRNLGIPLLDLINEGNLGLIKAAKKFDPDRDIKFISYAAWWIRQSIMKYITEQGTPIKIPLKAKNRIQKLESLKEDYKRMFNEEPLEEELMEMADISEKELKNAEFARFRFDSLDQYVNDDKDVSLGDLISLEEESVEDKHIHDSLIEEVNKFIETLPEREKDIIKLRYGLYDGRPRTLREIGEKYGISKERVRQLENNIMNKLRRKFKNYR, via the coding sequence TAAGGAGATTTCTCAAATTCCTGTTCTTTCTCAAGAAGAAGAAAAAGAGCTTGGGTATAGAATAAAAAAGGGTGATAAAGAAGCTTTAAAGAAACTTGTCAAGCATAATCTTAGGTTTGTTGTTAGTGTTGCGAAGAAGTATAGGAATTTAGGAATACCGCTGCTTGACTTGATAAACGAAGGAAATCTTGGGCTTATCAAAGCTGCTAAGAAGTTTGACCCTGACAGGGATATAAAATTCATCTCTTATGCTGCATGGTGGATAAGACAGTCTATAATGAAATACATAACCGAGCAGGGAACTCCGATTAAAATACCGCTAAAGGCAAAGAATAGAATACAGAAGCTTGAAAGTCTAAAAGAAGATTACAAGAGAATGTTCAACGAAGAGCCATTGGAAGAAGAGTTAATGGAGATGGCAGATATAAGCGAGAAGGAGCTCAAAAACGCTGAGTTTGCCCGTTTTAGGTTTGATTCGTTAGACCAGTATGTGAATGATGATAAGGATGTGTCGCTTGGTGATTTGATAAGCCTTGAAGAAGAATCCGTTGAAGATAAACACATACATGACTCTCTGATTGAAGAAGTCAATAAGTTCATAGAGACATTACCAGAAAGAGAAAAAGATATCATAAAGCTAAGATACGGCTTGTATGATGGAAGACCAAGAACATTAAGGGAAATTGGTGAAAAATATGGTATAAGTAAAGAGAGGGTTAGGCAGCTTGAAAACAATATAATGAATAAACTTAGAAGGAAGTTTAAGAATTACAGATGA